CAGGCTCAGCATGGCGGCTTCACCCCGCCCGCCATGCACGGAAAAGCTGGCCCCGCTGACCAGGCCGCAATCCTTTGCTTCGCTTCTTACGCGGGCCTCCTTGCGTCCCTTGAAAATTTCGTTTTTCCATATGATAGGGATTGATGTTTTGGCGCAGTGGGAAACGGTGGGGTCTATATTCGCGTAGCCTTCCGCATCGTAATGTTTGCGCCATATCTCCGGGTAGCAGCTGAGGATGAACCGGTAAGGACGCGTTAGCGAGGTATTTACCTGAACTCCATACAGAAAATGCTCGAAGCCCATTGTCTGCGCAATAGCTTTGGCGCTGTCGTGCAATTCTTCCACCGAGCTGCACGTTAGCAACGATTCAAACAGATTAATATCAGTCATGATTCTCCCTCTTACAATACATCCACTTTATTGCAGAGCCGTTACCGCGTGTAAATGATCGCCGTATTATTATGAATTGTTAGTTAGCGAGCTATTTGCAGCCGTTATTTTTTGGCTGTAATCATACCTGATCCAACGTTCCGGGATGGAAAACCTGAGCGCCCTCAATGACATCTATCGTGGCGGCCCTGCCGCTCCCTCGAAGGCGCAAATGAGAAGTTTTAGCAGCCGCCGGATATATATTGCTGCATGATTGGATGTTTCCAGTTTCAGAAAAGGCACCTAAAACATGCCTTTTTCGACTATCAAAATTACCCGGCTGCATACATGGCGATTGCTTTCGGTCTACGCCAGAATTTTCTCAAATCGCTGCGCCGGACAGCGAAATTTCTCACTTTTTTATTCTCCAACGAGGTGAGGGTCACCTGATCGATTTCCCCCTGCTTCAACATTGCCCAAAGAGGTCCAAACCAGTTATGGTCGAGTTGTTTCAGACTTTCACGCCATCCGTACGGATCATGGTACTGGGCCTTTCCGTGTAAGGAATCGAGCACGACAAGGTGATTGCCGGATGGGGTGGACTGGCGCCATATTGCCGCGTTGGGTGGGAGCGGGGCCTGGCCTGTACCGGAGGCAAGCGCGAGGCTGCCGGCAAGATCATCATTGCTCCACACCTGCGAATAATCGGATACTAAAGACTCAGGCATGATTCCACCGCCCCAGAACCAAGTAGCGTTAATGGAAGGTTCGCCGCGCCCCTCGCGCGCCTGGTTTAGCGGGTGCTCGTGCAGCAGCATTTGAACTTCGTTAAACAAGCCGCGCCAGATCGTATTGTTCGAGCCGTAGGGCAAATGGTCATTGATGCCACGATCGATAACGTCGCTGAGTAAATGCGTGTGCGCCGGCGGCGTCTCGACCAGCCGCACGTACCAGCGATCAGGCTGCAAAGGCAGGAATTCCATGTCAAGGCCATTTGCAGAAAAATGCCGGGTGAGCAGACTTGTCAGCTGATGGGCTTCTTCTGGCGCGATCGGAAAAACGCGGCTGTCAGCAAGGACGGCTTGGTCGCGCTCAATACGCAAATGCACCGGATCGGCACGAATCCAATAATCCTGTCCCGCTTTTATTCTCTCCCCGCCGTCGCCCCGCAGTGTGATAGGGGCCACCGGCCAGTCAAGCTGCTTCTGGACGCCAAAGGCGCGGCAAAGCCAGGGCTCCATGCCCTCCGGTTCATCATCTGTGCGTGAGCATTTTGTGAGGAGGTTTTCCAGCGCAGGCAGCGGCAAATCACGATAAATTTCGGGAAGCGACGCGTCAGGCCAGAATAGCGAGGGAACGAGCAAATGCAGATTCATTGAATGGGACTTTCGGCTGTAAGCGAAGAATGGTCCGTATCGCGGGTCAAGCTGTCGGGCAGGGAGCTAGAGACAGTGTTCTGACAAAGACAGCATCGAGGGCGAAGCTAAAGCCTGTCGCGCAGGAGCACGACTAATCCTCCACGGACCGGGATTATTAGCCCCTTCTGATCCGGTTCCTAACCGCCCGCAACCATCATCCTGTCTATCAGCAGCGATCCACACTGTTTTGAACCACGTACGACCACATCACTTCCCGCTGCGGAAATACCGAGCAGCATATTTTTCAGATTACCGGCAATGGTAATTTCTTCCACTGCATGCTGAATCTCTCCGTCCTCGACCCAAAAGCCGGCTGCTCCCCGTGAATAGTCCCCGGTCACAGGATTGACCCCTTGGCCCAGCAATTCGGTAACCAGCACGCCTTTACCCATTTTTTTAAGTAGAGCGGGGAAGTCCAGTCCAGTTCCATTCTCAAGAATCAGATTGTGATTGCCCCCGGCATTTCCGGTGGTACGCAGGCCAAGCTTACGCGCGGAATAACTGCTGAGAAAATAACCTTGCAACACGCCATTCTCGACGACGTTGCGCTCATGCGTGACCACGCCTTCATCGTCGAAGGCCTGGCTAGCCAAACCCCTTTTCAGATGAGGCAATTCCCGGATCTGGATATGCGGCGCAAAAACCTGCTTGCCGATACTGTCCAGCAAGAACGACGACTTCCGGTAGAGACTGCCCCCGCTGACGGCCCTGACGAAATGTCCAATCAGACTTGAAGCGATAGGCGCCTCAAACAGCACAGGGACCTCACACGTGGGAATTTTTCTGGCGCCCAGCCGCGCAACAGTGCGAGTCCCCGCTTTTCTGCCGATGCTGCCGGCTTCCTCGAGGTCGCGCGCATTGCGCGCCACGCTGTACCAGTAGTCACGCTGCATGGTGTCGTTCTGGCTCGCTATCACAGCGCAGCTGATGCTGTGACGCGACGCGGGATAACCCCCCATGAATCCAAGACTGTTTGCATAAACAAACTGCGATTCATTCAGATAAACGCTGG
The window above is part of the Nitrosospira sp. Is2 genome. Proteins encoded here:
- a CDS encoding phosphoglycerate mutase, whose product is MNLHLLVPSLFWPDASLPEIYRDLPLPALENLLTKCSRTDDEPEGMEPWLCRAFGVQKQLDWPVAPITLRGDGGERIKAGQDYWIRADPVHLRIERDQAVLADSRVFPIAPEEAHQLTSLLTRHFSANGLDMEFLPLQPDRWYVRLVETPPAHTHLLSDVIDRGINDHLPYGSNNTIWRGLFNEVQMLLHEHPLNQAREGRGEPSINATWFWGGGIMPESLVSDYSQVWSNDDLAGSLALASGTGQAPLPPNAAIWRQSTPSGNHLVVLDSLHGKAQYHDPYGWRESLKQLDHNWFGPLWAMLKQGEIDQVTLTSLENKKVRNFAVRRSDLRKFWRRPKAIAMYAAG
- the pmbA gene encoding metalloprotease PmbA codes for the protein MTAIAKSSPRFSYPFTTLQTIAEDVLSQAKKLGATACETDLSDGFGQNVTVRRGEVETIEYNRDKGLSVSVYIGQKRGHASTSDFSPRAVSDTVAAAISIAGHTAADDCAGLADADLLARAFPDLDLYFPWDLPVEQAIELAKTCEATALDVDKRITNSEGASVYLNESQFVYANSLGFMGGYPASRHSISCAVIASQNDTMQRDYWYSVARNARDLEEAGSIGRKAGTRTVARLGARKIPTCEVPVLFEAPIASSLIGHFVRAVSGGSLYRKSSFLLDSIGKQVFAPHIQIRELPHLKRGLASQAFDDEGVVTHERNVVENGVLQGYFLSSYSARKLGLRTTGNAGGNHNLILENGTGLDFPALLKKMGKGVLVTELLGQGVNPVTGDYSRGAAGFWVEDGEIQHAVEEITIAGNLKNMLLGISAAGSDVVVRGSKQCGSLLIDRMMVAGG
- a CDS encoding LuxR family transcriptional regulator, which gives rise to MTDINLFESLLTCSSVEELHDSAKAIAQTMGFEHFLYGVQVNTSLTRPYRFILSCYPEIWRKHYDAEGYANIDPTVSHCAKTSIPIIWKNEIFKGRKEARVRSEAKDCGLVSGASFSVHGGRGEAAMLSLATSRESREAQNDIVAMMGQAQLLTCYLHEAVQRIVLSKGPLPLKKINLTDREKECLLWAAEGKTGWEIANIVSISERTVTFHLQNASQKLGVVNRRQAISRALSMGLIEPGNIG